A DNA window from Paenibacillus sp. HWE-109 contains the following coding sequences:
- a CDS encoding NPCBM/NEW2 domain-containing protein, giving the protein MKDKVKGFLLGTVFCTLLVGTTSYAMEPSSIEVYFRSLIYKFDGIEKIDSENNKGFVYNNTTYVPLRFISESLNKTVEWDEENNTIWIGKRTVGSINLTDLEYARATDGAINNSAFSNVNNIAGKMYRNKGIRVSLPTESSETRVVSKEGSLTYNLDDNYSRFTGAIGIDDSFKNSTALGSFRIMGDGKELYSITGLKGGDHPKPIDIDVSNISKLDFEFKRDDQEGLALDIVDGVLHH; this is encoded by the coding sequence ATGAAGGATAAAGTTAAAGGTTTTCTTCTCGGTACAGTTTTTTGCACACTTTTAGTAGGAACGACATCATACGCAATGGAACCATCGAGTATTGAAGTTTATTTTAGAAGTTTAATTTACAAATTTGATGGAATCGAAAAAATAGATTCTGAAAATAATAAGGGATTCGTCTATAATAACACCACATACGTTCCTTTACGTTTTATAAGTGAGTCACTGAATAAGACTGTTGAATGGGATGAGGAGAATAATACAATCTGGATAGGTAAAAGGACAGTTGGCTCTATCAACTTAACAGATCTAGAATATGCACGCGCCACTGATGGGGCAATAAATAACTCCGCTTTTTCAAATGTTAATAACATTGCAGGTAAAATGTATAGGAATAAAGGAATTCGAGTTAGTTTGCCTACCGAATCAAGCGAAACACGTGTAGTAAGTAAGGAAGGGTCTTTAACATATAACCTCGATGACAACTACTCTCGATTTACGGGAGCTATTGGTATTGATGATAGTTTTAAAAACTCAACTGCTCTTGGGTCATTTAGGATTATGGGTGATGGCAAAGAATTGTATTCAATAACTGGTCTTAAGGGAGGAGATCACCCTAAACCAATCGATATTGATGTTTCGAATATTTCAAAACTAGATTTTGAGTT
- a CDS encoding carbohydrate ABC transporter permease — protein MNTRHMSVGEKCFDIANYLFLAIVALVMILPVMYIVAGSFASDLEIGSRSFFLIPKDITFDAYKFVFKDNTLPRSLVVSVFITVGGTLVNLFFTFTMAYALSRKQMIGRNIVLNMIIFTMVFSGGIIPTYLVVKSLGLLNTYWAVMLPVAINAFNLIVVKSFFQEIPNELIESARIDGCNDIGVLWRIVLPLSKPVIATFALFYAVAHWNDFFNALIYLSDAKKWPMQVLLRQIVLMATGALEMGTYDPTYVKPPDQSIKMAIIVVGTLPILMVYPFIQKYFAKGVLIGAVKG, from the coding sequence ATGAACACACGTCATATGTCTGTAGGCGAAAAATGCTTTGATATCGCCAACTATTTGTTTCTTGCGATTGTTGCTCTTGTCATGATTCTTCCAGTTATGTATATCGTGGCGGGGTCGTTTGCAAGCGATCTGGAGATCGGAAGCAGATCCTTTTTCCTTATCCCCAAGGACATTACATTCGATGCTTATAAATTTGTTTTTAAAGATAACACGCTGCCACGCAGTTTGGTTGTATCCGTATTTATAACGGTAGGAGGGACCCTTGTAAATCTATTTTTCACCTTTACGATGGCCTATGCGTTATCGCGGAAGCAGATGATTGGCCGGAATATTGTCTTGAATATGATCATCTTTACGATGGTATTTAGCGGTGGGATTATTCCTACATATTTGGTTGTAAAAAGTTTGGGACTATTGAACACCTACTGGGCGGTCATGCTGCCTGTCGCGATCAATGCCTTTAATTTAATTGTCGTGAAATCATTTTTTCAAGAAATCCCGAACGAACTGATTGAATCAGCCCGAATTGATGGGTGCAACGATATTGGTGTGCTGTGGCGAATTGTGCTGCCGCTCTCTAAGCCAGTAATCGCAACGTTTGCTCTTTTCTACGCGGTTGCCCATTGGAATGATTTCTTCAATGCTTTGATTTATCTATCTGACGCCAAGAAGTGGCCGATGCAGGTTCTCTTGCGGCAAATTGTTCTTATGGCAACGGGAGCGCTTGAAATGGGAACTTACGATCCTACTTACGTAAAACCGCCGGATCAATCGATTAAAATGGCGATCATTGTCGTGGGTACATTGCCGATTTTGATGGTATACCCATTTATTCAAAAGTATTTTGCCAAAGGTGTTTTAATCGGTGCAGTAAAAGGTTAA
- a CDS encoding ABC transporter permease produces MKTSEAEQHIVPVPTAVTSKRSTLIAKVVRDKYLLLLLLPGLAYFLLFKYVPMWGVLLAFKNYQPYVGFLGSEWVGLANFKQFFQDPVFFQLIRNTLLLGLYDMVFFFPAPIILAILLNEVRKSFYKRFIQSLIYIPHFISMVIVASISYLLLTTEGGVINEWVLKLFGHKIDFLTSENWFRPMIITQSIWKEMGWGTIIFLAALAGVDQEQYEAAIVDGANRFRQLWHITLPAIQGTIIVVLILRMGHFMDRGFEQVLLMINPLNRPVAEVFDTYVYTAGIIQGAFSYSAAVGLFKAIISVILVFTTNYLAKKAGHSGIF; encoded by the coding sequence ATCAAAACATCGGAAGCTGAACAGCACATCGTGCCTGTCCCAACTGCAGTAACTTCCAAGCGCAGCACGTTGATAGCCAAAGTAGTTAGAGATAAATACTTGCTGTTGCTGCTGCTGCCGGGATTGGCCTACTTCTTATTATTTAAATATGTTCCGATGTGGGGGGTCCTGTTAGCTTTCAAAAATTATCAGCCTTACGTTGGTTTTTTGGGGAGCGAGTGGGTCGGGCTAGCTAATTTCAAGCAATTTTTTCAAGATCCTGTTTTCTTCCAATTGATACGCAATACGCTTCTGCTTGGTTTGTATGATATGGTGTTTTTCTTCCCGGCGCCAATCATCCTGGCTATATTGTTAAATGAAGTCCGTAAATCTTTTTATAAACGGTTCATTCAATCGCTGATTTATATTCCGCATTTTATTTCGATGGTTATCGTTGCCAGTATTTCTTATCTTCTTCTGACGACCGAAGGTGGGGTCATCAATGAATGGGTGCTGAAGCTGTTCGGGCATAAAATCGACTTTCTAACAAGTGAGAACTGGTTTCGTCCCATGATCATTACACAGAGTATTTGGAAAGAGATGGGCTGGGGAACGATCATCTTCCTCGCAGCGCTTGCGGGGGTGGATCAAGAGCAATATGAAGCCGCCATCGTGGATGGAGCGAACCGATTTCGCCAGCTATGGCACATTACGCTGCCAGCTATTCAGGGGACTATCATTGTTGTGCTGATTTTGCGTATGGGCCACTTTATGGATCGTGGATTCGAACAAGTTTTATTAATGATTAACCCGCTAAACAGGCCGGTTGCCGAAGTATTCGACACTTATGTTTATACGGCGGGGATCATTCAGGGCGCTTTCAGCTATAGTGCCGCAGTAGGGCTATTTAAAGCCATTATCAGTGTCATTCTCGTATTCACAACCAATTATTTGGCCAAAAAGGCTGGGCATTCCGGTATATTCTGA
- a CDS encoding DUF1961 family protein has product MNWHEIFSLEELIYHNPLADINDVRDFKMEGEAVVSFPLNRMRMENKLDPELGQKSNFVYWCSVEFPDNIVIAWDFWPIREPGLCILFFAARGIHGEDLFDSRLSARTGVYDQYHHGDIDTFHVSYFRRKEEEERNFHTCNLRKSYGFHLVSQGGDPIPSVGDARGPYRMKLFKSGSEILFAINDMTVFHWGDDGKLFGKPLGGGKIGFRQMAPLIAEYANLEVHAITRTVHSL; this is encoded by the coding sequence ATGAATTGGCATGAAATATTCTCCCTGGAGGAGCTTATTTATCATAACCCTTTGGCGGATATAAATGATGTGCGTGACTTCAAGATGGAAGGAGAGGCTGTTGTCAGTTTTCCGCTGAATCGGATGCGAATGGAAAACAAGCTTGACCCCGAGCTGGGGCAAAAATCTAATTTCGTCTATTGGTGTTCAGTTGAATTTCCGGACAACATCGTGATTGCATGGGATTTTTGGCCGATTCGTGAGCCGGGTCTTTGTATCTTGTTTTTTGCCGCTAGAGGAATCCATGGGGAAGACTTGTTTGACAGTAGGCTTTCTGCAAGAACTGGCGTGTATGATCAATATCATCATGGAGATATCGATACTTTCCATGTCTCCTACTTCAGACGTAAGGAAGAAGAGGAACGGAACTTTCACACCTGCAATCTGCGCAAAAGTTATGGCTTTCATTTGGTCTCGCAAGGCGGAGATCCAATCCCCTCTGTTGGCGATGCCAGGGGCCCCTACCGAATGAAATTATTTAAATCGGGGAGTGAAATCTTATTCGCCATCAATGATATGACCGTTTTTCATTGGGGCGATGATGGTAAATTGTTCGGAAAGCCTCTTGGCGGTGGGAAGATCGGCTTTCGCCAGATGGCTCCGCTAATCGCTGAGTATGCCAATCTTGAGGTGCATGCCATAACCAGAACAGTTCATAGTCTCTAG
- a CDS encoding glycosyltransferase family 2 protein, translating to MGKEATVKGVSIITCTNRPRFFDNILYNFQRQQFPQKELIIILNHDRMNLDYYRRKARQVGHVRVYQVNEKTSLGQCLNCGIAKSKFLHIAKFDDDDYYSPFYLKEQMKAIRRTKSDIVGKHACLVFLEATKQLLIRSPHERNKEAQFVQGGTLLFHRRVLRKVRFPDRSLGEDVVFLRACRHNGFKTFATTPFNYVYIRRKNKQSHTWRAKDAFYLKGSQPLALTRDFRLVAKHKA from the coding sequence ATGGGAAAAGAAGCGACTGTAAAGGGCGTTTCTATTATTACTTGCACCAATCGCCCGAGATTTTTCGATAATATCCTGTACAATTTTCAAAGACAGCAATTTCCGCAGAAAGAGCTCATCATCATTTTAAATCATGACCGGATGAATCTTGACTATTATCGCCGAAAAGCCCGCCAGGTTGGCCATGTCCGTGTGTATCAAGTTAACGAGAAGACCTCGTTAGGTCAATGCCTCAACTGCGGAATCGCCAAGTCAAAATTCCTGCATATCGCCAAATTCGATGATGATGACTATTATTCGCCTTTCTACTTAAAGGAGCAAATGAAAGCAATACGCCGGACGAAAAGCGATATTGTTGGCAAGCACGCTTGCCTGGTCTTTCTTGAGGCCACCAAACAGCTTCTCATTCGATCCCCCCACGAGCGGAACAAAGAGGCCCAGTTTGTGCAGGGGGGGACACTTTTGTTCCACAGACGTGTGCTCCGAAAGGTGCGGTTTCCTGACCGTTCACTGGGCGAAGACGTGGTTTTCCTCAGAGCATGTAGGCACAATGGCTTTAAAACTTTCGCAACGACACCTTTTAACTACGTGTATATTCGTCGTAAAAATAAGCAAAGCCACACCTGGCGGGCGAAAGATGCCTTTTATCTGAAAGGGAGCCAGCCGCTCGCTTTAACGAGAGATTTCCGCCTAGTCGCCAAACATAAAGCATAA
- a CDS encoding extracellular solute-binding protein produces the protein MNWDKKKKPLFATTSVILAVTVIAGCSSDTGGSKATNTPKTTTGATPTANEKPFPISIMLKSYYNDTATPESKVWKKVEEYTNTKLDFQFVPDASYNDKLNITLASGSVPSLLFVNNAKLPAVANAIKGGAFWEIGPYLKDYPNLKQANPTVLNNTSVNGKFYGLYVSRPIGRMGISYRKDWLDNLGMKEPQTIDEFYAMLKAFTTNDPDKNGKNDTYGMVVTKYAGPFDIMQTWFGAPNKWAEKDGKLIPAHLTPEYMEALKFFKKLYDEKLINQDFAVYDSAKWNDPIINGQAGVAVDVTERSYQIEEKMKQVNPKGSIDLIGAVSGPTGLHNQPTAGHNGMFLISKSSVKTEADLKKVLTFLDKTNDKDMQALLNFGIEGVHYKIEDGKQVILIVPTDPMAPDINNKNMNQILSSIPYIIPDMFKPSTPLRTKSVDVQKANEKIIVTNPGEPFTTTTYTQKGAQLDQMVEDARIKFIVGKTDEAGYKADMDLWKKSGGDDYTKEISEAFAASKVK, from the coding sequence ATGAATTGGGATAAAAAGAAAAAACCATTATTTGCAACAACCAGCGTGATATTGGCAGTTACAGTTATTGCGGGGTGCAGCTCGGATACCGGCGGATCCAAAGCGACAAATACACCTAAGACGACTACAGGAGCGACGCCGACTGCCAATGAAAAGCCTTTCCCGATTAGTATTATGTTGAAGAGCTACTACAATGATACGGCTACCCCGGAAAGTAAAGTGTGGAAGAAAGTAGAAGAATATACGAACACAAAGCTCGATTTCCAATTTGTACCTGATGCTAGCTATAACGATAAACTGAACATAACGCTTGCTTCCGGCTCTGTTCCTTCGCTTCTATTTGTAAATAACGCGAAGTTGCCCGCTGTTGCCAACGCCATCAAAGGAGGCGCATTCTGGGAGATCGGTCCTTATCTCAAAGATTATCCGAATCTTAAACAAGCAAACCCAACTGTTCTTAACAATACGTCAGTTAACGGCAAATTCTATGGCCTCTACGTATCCCGCCCGATCGGACGGATGGGGATCAGCTATCGTAAGGATTGGCTTGATAATTTAGGCATGAAGGAGCCGCAGACAATCGATGAATTTTATGCCATGTTAAAGGCATTCACCACCAACGATCCTGATAAAAACGGCAAAAATGATACGTACGGCATGGTTGTAACCAAATATGCGGGTCCTTTTGATATTATGCAAACTTGGTTCGGGGCTCCCAATAAGTGGGCTGAGAAAGACGGCAAGCTGATACCTGCCCATTTGACCCCAGAATATATGGAGGCACTTAAGTTCTTCAAAAAACTGTATGACGAGAAGCTAATCAATCAAGATTTTGCTGTTTATGATTCCGCGAAATGGAATGATCCGATCATTAACGGACAAGCGGGTGTGGCGGTTGACGTCACAGAACGCTCTTATCAAATTGAAGAGAAAATGAAGCAAGTCAATCCGAAGGGCAGTATTGATTTAATTGGAGCAGTTAGCGGACCTACCGGTCTTCATAACCAACCGACAGCTGGACACAACGGCATGTTTCTGATTTCGAAATCCAGTGTTAAAACCGAAGCTGATTTGAAGAAAGTGCTGACTTTCTTGGATAAAACCAATGATAAAGACATGCAAGCGCTGCTCAACTTTGGAATTGAAGGTGTTCACTATAAAATAGAGGACGGCAAACAGGTTATTCTTATCGTTCCGACTGACCCTATGGCTCCTGATATTAATAACAAGAATATGAACCAGATTTTATCTTCGATTCCGTACATTATACCTGATATGTTCAAGCCTTCTACACCGCTTCGCACGAAGTCGGTCGATGTGCAAAAAGCAAATGAGAAGATCATTGTCACAAATCCCGGAGAACCATTCACAACGACAACCTATACGCAAAAAGGTGCGCAACTGGATCAAATGGTGGAAGATGCAAGAATTAAATTCATTGTCGGCAAAACGGATGAGGCTGGCTATAAAGCCGACATGGATTTGTGGAAAAAGAGCGGTGGCGATGACTATACGAAAGAAATAAGCGAAGCTTTCGCTGCAAGCAAGGTTAAGTAA
- a CDS encoding glycoside hydrolase family 88/105 protein has translation MNELEIKQAIDQIVNRTFQMDMTWDWPAGVAFYGVGQAFRATGETKYLEPLRAWIDEQFEDGIPPLTVNAVSIGHTLLTLYEQTQSERYLETAVQMAEFLRTDAVRFADGVFQHTVSQNYDFPQQAWVDTMFMAGYFLIRIGTLLRRNDWLEDGLLQYHAHERFLQDRETNLYLHGWDHIAQNNMSGVYWARGNSWAAYTMSEALHLVEVTHPSYMKIYDSLRDQLSSIVRLQSDQGLWHTVLNDPTAYEETSGSAGLAAGLIRYNEAIGAPMYNKYIQKTVPAIVSKVSHNGTVLDVSAGTAVMKDAEGYKGVAHGRIQGWGQGLALVFLSALLTYKWATNNSQQE, from the coding sequence ATGAATGAATTGGAGATTAAACAAGCGATCGACCAGATTGTAAACAGAACGTTTCAGATGGATATGACATGGGATTGGCCAGCCGGCGTCGCTTTCTATGGAGTAGGACAAGCATTTCGGGCTACGGGTGAAACGAAGTATTTGGAACCACTACGGGCATGGATCGATGAGCAGTTCGAGGATGGCATTCCGCCATTAACAGTTAACGCGGTATCCATCGGTCATACCTTGCTTACCCTTTACGAGCAAACCCAATCCGAACGTTATCTGGAAACAGCTGTCCAGATGGCGGAATTCCTGAGAACGGATGCTGTTCGATTCGCTGATGGCGTTTTTCAGCATACCGTCTCGCAAAATTACGATTTTCCGCAGCAAGCTTGGGTGGATACGATGTTTATGGCCGGCTATTTTCTGATTCGTATCGGAACGCTGCTGCGCAGAAACGATTGGCTGGAGGATGGTTTGCTCCAGTACCATGCACATGAGCGTTTCTTGCAGGATCGGGAAACGAATTTGTACCTACACGGTTGGGACCATATCGCTCAGAACAACATGTCCGGCGTTTATTGGGCGCGGGGCAATTCATGGGCGGCTTATACGATGTCCGAAGCGCTGCATCTTGTAGAAGTTACACATCCGTCCTACATGAAAATTTACGATTCGCTGCGCGATCAACTCAGCAGCATCGTACGGCTTCAATCCGATCAAGGGCTTTGGCATACGGTACTGAACGATCCAACAGCCTATGAGGAAACATCGGGCTCCGCGGGTCTTGCTGCGGGATTGATACGGTATAATGAAGCCATCGGCGCGCCTATGTACAATAAATATATTCAGAAGACTGTGCCTGCCATAGTATCGAAAGTTTCGCATAACGGCACTGTGCTGGATGTATCTGCCGGAACAGCGGTAATGAAAGACGCCGAGGGATATAAAGGGGTCGCACATGGGCGGATTCAAGGCTGGGGGCAGGGTCTGGCATTAGTCTTCCTATCTGCACTTCTTACGTACAAATGGGCAACGAATAATTCACAACAGGAGTAA
- a CDS encoding stalk domain-containing protein, whose product MKKILIGFICGALFFGSIQAYASGGTMIEVYYTIKGIFNNNQKIVFPENALPFINNGTTYVPLRTVAEMMGKEIKWDPEHQYIILSKHVEDACIPEEGSDLKKLRNICIADKNVKLPDNTYLDGTLVSLQGKEAYLPALILKKDKSHLVISPKSGIVIDQFIDPSDPNAFDFLKTYVTGYDLVGR is encoded by the coding sequence ATGAAGAAAATACTAATTGGCTTTATCTGTGGGGCGTTATTCTTCGGATCGATTCAAGCCTATGCATCAGGGGGAACGATGATAGAGGTATATTATACAATAAAAGGCATTTTTAATAATAATCAAAAGATCGTTTTTCCTGAGAATGCTCTTCCGTTTATTAATAATGGAACCACATATGTTCCGCTGCGGACAGTTGCCGAAATGATGGGAAAAGAGATTAAGTGGGACCCAGAGCATCAATATATCATATTAAGTAAGCATGTAGAGGATGCTTGCATCCCTGAGGAAGGTTCAGATCTTAAGAAACTAAGAAACATCTGTATCGCTGATAAAAACGTCAAATTGCCAGATAACACGTACTTGGACGGCACTCTTGTATCTTTACAGGGGAAGGAAGCCTATTTACCAGCCCTCATACTCAAAAAGGATAAATCACATCTCGTTATCAGTCCCAAAAGTGGTATTGTTATCGATCAATTCATCGACCCATCCGATCCAAATGCTTTTGACTTCTTAAAGACCTATGTCACTGGATACGACCTAGTTGGCCGATAA
- a CDS encoding oligogalacturonate lyase family protein — MTMARTRGGKGTVWPSEQRSYTDLITGVTVTQLTNHCSHSHHIYFTNNGFYGDGKLLFGSDRENVTNLYSMDLHNGTMTQLTDLERGSESRIQGTFLHPDGHEAYFYYDNSIMAINLGTMEERILYTIPQDYKFGSLSCTADGQWLCFGLNQDLTQSIAMDTKNGYLGFEEYFRAKPHSMIMAVSPANGKVKKLHEDQLWIGHVNTSPTQPHLLTFCHEGPWEQIDHRIWVLDIETGRNWKVKDKMAKEYVGHEYWMSDGIHIGYHGFTNSLEDHTGKIIGSVLFDNSHIQQYEFPFQNMHVHSNDLSLVIGDGQQTSAYHGQQFQDTLQVWRNDGNGFQGPRILCKHRGSFHTQNLHVHPRLSPDGKQVLFTSDMSGYGNLYLVDMPEFDSLPEMPAT, encoded by the coding sequence ATGACAATGGCAAGAACCAGAGGCGGTAAAGGAACAGTTTGGCCTTCGGAACAGCGCAGTTATACAGATTTGATCACGGGTGTAACCGTAACTCAGCTAACGAATCACTGCTCGCACAGTCACCATATCTATTTTACGAATAACGGCTTCTATGGGGATGGGAAGCTGCTCTTTGGATCGGACCGCGAGAATGTTACCAATCTATACAGCATGGATTTGCACAATGGTACTATGACGCAACTAACGGATTTGGAACGAGGAAGTGAATCCAGGATTCAAGGAACCTTTCTTCATCCAGACGGGCATGAGGCCTATTTCTATTATGACAACTCAATCATGGCAATCAACCTGGGAACGATGGAAGAAAGGATTCTCTATACGATTCCACAGGATTATAAATTCGGCAGCTTGAGTTGCACCGCAGACGGGCAGTGGTTATGCTTTGGCCTGAATCAGGATTTAACGCAAAGTATTGCGATGGATACCAAGAATGGTTACTTGGGATTTGAGGAGTATTTCCGCGCGAAGCCGCACAGTATGATTATGGCGGTATCGCCTGCGAACGGAAAAGTGAAAAAGCTCCATGAGGATCAGCTGTGGATCGGCCACGTCAATACATCGCCAACGCAGCCTCATCTGTTAACATTTTGTCATGAAGGGCCTTGGGAACAGATTGATCATCGGATCTGGGTGCTGGATATCGAAACGGGACGTAATTGGAAGGTAAAGGATAAAATGGCCAAGGAATATGTCGGTCACGAATATTGGATGTCAGACGGTATTCACATTGGCTATCACGGTTTTACCAACTCTCTTGAAGATCATACGGGGAAAATTATCGGATCTGTCCTTTTTGATAATAGTCACATCCAGCAGTACGAATTTCCATTTCAGAATATGCATGTTCATTCTAATGATCTATCGCTTGTCATCGGTGACGGACAGCAAACGAGCGCTTATCATGGGCAGCAATTTCAAGATACGCTGCAAGTATGGCGGAACGACGGTAATGGGTTCCAAGGCCCGCGTATATTGTGCAAGCACCGGGGCAGTTTCCATACGCAGAATCTTCACGTTCATCCAAGACTAAGCCCGGACGGTAAACAGGTGTTGTTTACTAGTGATATGTCGGGATACGGCAACTTGTATCTGGTCGACATGCCAGAATTCGATTCGTTACCCGAGATGCCGGCAACATGA
- a CDS encoding sulfatase family protein, whose amino-acid sequence MKTQPNLLLIFTDQQRWDTLGVYGNKIIQTPHLDRMGREGAVFENAITPYPLCAPARACTMTGFAAGKTHVFNNESASAMGEDESIAAYLSQAGYHTQAIGKMHFTPDEQTYGMDHLILSEEMRGVRTAGSLEEIRFDDYDRYLMEHDAWGWEKPPEIGYNELKPLVNGLPKELHITQWCGDRTVEWLQKERPSDQPFFLWTSFVKPHAPFDCPSHLTDLYAPEDMPLPWVSDMDGTSKNPYLASHRQAMEADLYSEHAVRTNRAYYYANITFIDEQIGRIMQTLEEEGLADNTLVIFTSDHGELLGDHRLWFKNLGHEGSLHIPMLAWWPGVIAPGTRCEALTTLLDIFPTLVNRTSEKPEPDGRSGLDLLELLTNPSSVRREVVCSEFYVAPNYMLHVRSKEWKYLFYQNGGYEELYHLLSDPHELVDLADSPDFQYVKEELQKAAVRWVINYGNPEIALDETGSKLKVMPFRPQEAKSNPRPFSRMPWDSRVPPSLLSIEQRSWFWKEMGGDWSGIIRLLRGGK is encoded by the coding sequence ATGAAGACCCAACCGAATCTGCTTCTCATCTTTACGGACCAGCAGCGATGGGATACGTTAGGGGTCTATGGAAATAAAATTATTCAAACGCCACATTTGGATCGCATGGGGCGGGAAGGGGCCGTCTTCGAGAACGCGATTACTCCGTATCCGCTTTGTGCGCCTGCCAGAGCTTGTACCATGACGGGGTTTGCTGCGGGAAAGACGCATGTGTTCAATAACGAATCAGCCTCAGCTATGGGGGAGGATGAATCGATTGCAGCTTATTTGTCCCAAGCTGGATACCACACTCAGGCGATCGGGAAGATGCATTTTACACCTGACGAGCAAACGTATGGGATGGATCATCTTATTTTATCAGAAGAAATGAGAGGTGTACGCACAGCTGGAAGCTTAGAGGAGATCCGGTTCGATGATTATGACCGCTACCTGATGGAGCATGATGCCTGGGGGTGGGAGAAACCTCCGGAGATTGGTTATAACGAACTGAAGCCGCTTGTGAACGGCCTGCCCAAAGAACTTCATATCACGCAATGGTGCGGGGATCGAACCGTAGAGTGGCTTCAAAAAGAAAGACCCTCTGACCAACCCTTCTTCCTGTGGACATCGTTCGTCAAACCACATGCTCCTTTCGATTGTCCTTCGCACTTGACGGATTTGTATGCGCCGGAAGACATGCCGCTGCCTTGGGTATCCGATATGGATGGAACATCGAAAAACCCTTATCTCGCATCGCATCGTCAAGCAATGGAAGCTGATCTATACTCAGAGCATGCCGTACGTACAAACCGTGCCTATTATTATGCCAATATTACTTTTATTGATGAACAAATAGGTCGGATTATGCAAACGTTGGAGGAAGAAGGACTGGCTGACAATACGCTCGTTATTTTCACATCGGATCATGGTGAACTGCTGGGCGACCACCGATTATGGTTTAAAAACCTAGGGCATGAGGGCAGCTTGCACATTCCGATGTTAGCCTGGTGGCCTGGCGTTATTGCACCGGGGACCCGCTGTGAAGCATTGACGACCCTGCTTGATATTTTTCCGACACTTGTCAATCGGACAAGCGAGAAGCCCGAGCCTGACGGCAGATCCGGTTTGGATCTGTTGGAACTGCTTACGAATCCTTCATCGGTACGGCGAGAGGTCGTCTGTTCCGAATTTTATGTGGCACCCAACTATATGCTCCATGTTCGCAGCAAAGAGTGGAAGTATCTCTTTTATCAGAATGGCGGTTACGAAGAGCTGTACCATCTCCTGTCTGATCCGCATGAACTTGTTGATTTGGCGGATAGTCCTGACTTCCAGTATGTTAAAGAGGAGCTTCAAAAGGCAGCTGTTCGTTGGGTCATCAACTATGGAAATCCTGAAATCGCACTCGATGAAACAGGTTCTAAATTGAAAGTGATGCCGTTTCGGCCGCAAGAAGCCAAATCTAATCCAAGACCGTTCTCGCGAATGCCGTGGGATTCCAGAGTTCCGCCTTCGTTGCTCTCTATAGAGCAACGTTCCTGGTTTTGGAAGGAAATGGGCGGGGATTGGAGCGGAATTATCCGCTTATTGAGGGGAGGCAAGTAG
- a CDS encoding S8 family serine peptidase: MEYPARYSTVLAVEAVNEINKRPSFSAKGPALDLVAPGVKIESNKSSGGIKYKLASLII, encoded by the coding sequence ATTGAATACCCTGCCAGATATTCTACTGTCTTAGCTGTGGAGGCGGTAAACGAAATAAATAAAAGACCATCCTTTTCAGCAAAAGGGCCAGCGTTGGATCTTGTTGCTCCAGGTGTAAAAATTGAAAGCAATAAAAGCTCTGGAGGGATTAAATACAAACTAGCTTCTCTCATCATTTAG